In the genome of Sardina pilchardus chromosome 17, fSarPil1.1, whole genome shotgun sequence, the window ttttgttggGCCAGAAGATTCGGCAGATTTTTCTAAGGCACCCATTGTGGAAGGCACTGATTTTATTCATGTCCCCTTTAACCACTCGCCAGCATTCAGAACCGTACATAAGGACAGATTTCACGCAGCTGTTGTAGAGCTGAATCTTGGTCCTGAGATGGTACTGTCGGGACTTCCAGATTGGCTGTAGTCTTGCGAATGCCCCACGAGCTTTTGAGAGCCTTGCTTGAATGTCTTTTTTCGCTCCATTGTCCTTGCTGATGAGGCTCCCCAGGTATGTGAAGTCCTCTGCAAACTCGAGTGGCACGCCATTGATGGTGATAGGTGTAGGGTTGGTGGTGTTTATGCACATGACTTGTGTCTTTGTGGTGTTAATGTTCAGACCTGTCTGTTTTGCATATTTACTCAGCCTATCCGTTTTCTCTTGCAGGTGATCTCTCTTTGAGGACAAGACTGCTAGGTCGTCCGCAAAGTCAAGATCCTCTAAGTGGGAGAAAGGCGTCCACTGAATTCCTCTGCGCATGTCCGATGTAGTGTTACGCATGATCCAGTCGAGGGAAACTAGGaacagaaagggggagaggatgCAGCCCTGCCGTACACCTGATTCTACTGGGAACCATTTAGAGAGTGTCTTGTTGTTAATGATCACACTACATTCAAAGTGGTTGTAGAACAGGCTAATCAGGGTGATAATTTTGTCCGGGATTCCATATGACCTCAGGATGTTCCAAAGGGTCTCTCTGTGCACACTGTCAAAGGCCTTTCTGAAGTCTATGAAATTGATGTATAGGGGGACATTCCACTCAATGCACTGTTCAATGATGTTTCTTAGTGCAAAGATCTGATCAATGCATCCTCTGCCTCTTCTGAAGCCGGCTTGTTCTTCCCTCAGCTTGTTGTCAATTACTGGTTCAATCCGTTTGAGGAGCACTCTGCAGAAGATCTTGCTGGGGATGGAAAGTAGTGTAATGCCACGCCAGTTGTCACAGATCTGTAGGTTGCCTTTCTTGGGAAGTTTCACAATTAGTCCCTTTTCCCAGTCACTTGGAATGGTTTCACTCTCCCAGATGGTCCTGAAGAGTTTAACCAACACTGATGTTGTGGTGACAGGGTCAGCCTTGAGCATCTCTGCTTCGATGGAGTCGATGCCTGCTGCTTTGCCACTCTTCATGGCTTTAAGAGCATCCTTGATCTCAGAGGCTGTAATTGGGCTAGTGTCGATGTCGAGGAGATCTAATGCTGGTTGAGGATTGGCTGGTGTGTCTGGTTTAGGGCAGTTTAGCTCTTCCTGAAAGTGTTGGAGCCATCTTGCTGCTTGCTCCTTTTCAGTTGTTATAACGTTCCCGTTTTTACATCTGATGGGGGCTGTCTGGCTGGTGTTTCTGCCACAGAGCTGTTTGGTTATCTTATAGACGGTCCCCAACTCTCCCCTGGCTGCGGCCTGCTCAGCTTCACACGCCATTTCCTCTACAAAAGACCGCTTGTCCTTCCTGGCACTCCTTTTGACCTCTATGTCCTTTGCCGTATAGGCCTTTTGAACCTGTTCCTGGAGTCTTGGGGACTTGGTGCTTAGCAACTTTGCTTTCAGTTGTTTCCTTTCCTCAATTTTTTGCCATGTACCAGGTGTTATCCatttcttgttgtttttcttcttgtATCCCAAGATTTTAGTTGCTGCATCCACATAGGTATGCTTGATCACATCCCACTTGGTGTTAACTGGGGTATTCTCCTCTGTCATATCGGCAAGTGCTTGGAAGCGATTCCTAATTTCTAGCACAAACTGCTGTTTCGTACTTGGACACTTAAGTTTGATGGTGTCAAGTTGTTTCCTTTGCTGACTCTGTTTCCTAACGTTCCTCAGTATGCCACCTAAAACGTGCGCAAACAAAATGCATTCAATTCACCCTACTGCAGGGAACTGGGGCAAAACGATCCACTTTTCTCTGACATTTTACCATTATCTTTGCACTGCCTGTTAGCCATCAAGCATTCATTAGACTGGCTTTTTAGAAGATGTAGTCACTGCGTCATATCCCCAAATCTCAAAGGGTGCAATGAAAGTATTTCAGCTACTGATATCACTATCTGGGGACAATTAAAATGGCATCAGTAGTATCAGCTGGCCTGAGTCATCCATCAGTCGCTGCGTCTGCTAAATCccatttgccttttttttaccatttattgtgtttgtttgtgtgtgtgtgtgtgtgtgtgtgtgtgtgtgtgtgtgtgtttctattcaGAGGCCATTCCTGGtagtgatgtctgtgtgtgtgtgtgtgtgtgtgtgtgtgtgtgtgtgtgtgtgtgtgtgtgtgtgtgtgtgtgtgtgtgtgtgtgtgtgtgtgtgtgtgtgtgtgtgtgtgtgtgtgtgtgtgtgagagagccttTCTTCAGAGGATATTCCTggtagtgatgtgtgtgaggggtgtgtgaggggtgtgggtgggtgagtctTTCTTCACCCATCATGGAATATGGAGACAAAACATTTCCAGAGAACAAGGGTGGCTTTGATTGGTGGACAGGGGAGCAAGTCTGAGCATAACCCTACACAGCAcaacatgggcacacacacacacacacacacacacacacacacacacacacacacacacacacacacacgcttacacacacccacctcccacacacactcacatgcttacacacacacacacacaccacactcactcacacatcacagagcatacacacacacacacacacacatcacagagcacacaggcgcgcacacacacacacacacacacacatcacagagcatacacacacacacacacacacacacacatgcttacacacacccaccccccacacacactcacatgcttacacacacacacacacacacacacacacacacaccccacactcactcacacatcacagagcatacacacacacacatcacagagcacacacgcacgtacacacatcacagatcatacacacacacacacacacccatccacacacacacacacacacacaaacacacacacacacacacacacacacacacacacacacacacacacacacacacacatcacatcacagagcGCACCTTGTGGTTCACTCTGAAAAGCAAcggagacacagggagagagacacacacgggggggttggaggagatgtgtgtaaatgagagagACCAGAAAGAGAAATATTGTTCATTCATCAGTGTACAAGATATAGCATACGAAATAATCCACAAAATAGCAATTCCAGCAGAACTGTATAGACCAGCAGTCACACCATGCAAACACTGAATCATTTTGGTCAGGCCTAATGGCACCCATGGGCCTTTCAGAGACCAAAAAGACCATGGCATATTTCAGAACGATTGTTTTTGGACCATCCATTTTAATATCATATTGTTTAGATTCATCGATGTATGCTCCCTCTCCGTTCTCATTGGCtgggtactgtactgtaccctgTATTTTGTTGAAATCTAACTGTGAACGTGGAAGCACTTCTCGTTTTTGTACTGTGCCAAAGGTTTCCCAACATTTAGAGTGTGTATGTCacaacccatacacacacacacacacacacacacacacacacacacacacatacggccaGTTTCTCTTCCCTGTTGCCACAGAGCAGATGTGAGAAGAGGGAATTGTGTGTAGGGAGGATTTGTGTgtagtggcgtgtgtgtgtgtgtgtgtgtgtgtgtgtgtgtgtgtgtgtgtgtgcgtgccattATATGTGTTTTTCTATTCAAGGGTGATAAAGTAACAAGAGTATAGGGGTATAAAGATGACGCTGTGTTCTGTTCgcctgtgtttctgtttgttgatTAGTCCAGAAAGGAAGTAGTCAACAGAAAGGAGGAAGTGAGAGTCAGCTGACAGGAAGTAGCTATGTGAGAAAATCCCCTATTCAAAAGGCTTTCCAAATACATCTACCTATCCTTTAGTTTGTTGTAGACTTGCTGCTGAGTCAAACCGCATACAGTGGCATCATCTGTTGCTAGGGAGATGAGTGCAAACCACCTGTGACAGGTAAGATACCACAGGAGCACAGGTGAGACCAGCCGAGACAGGTtaacgagagagagatgaaaggataGCGATCTGATTAGCAACCTGGAAGATGAGAAGATGGAAAAATCTGGCAAGAAAAGACAGATGGAAACAGCCAAGGCAACTGGGTGCGTGGTGTTTTCGGGGAAGAATAGATGACTGGAAAAAGACTGTCATGAGTGCATGTGGATCGAAGCGAGATGCTTCGCTAGAGAGAGACGTGAACACAAGAAACGGgggggaaagaggaaagagatggagcAGTATGTAGAGATGTAGAGAGCCACAGATGCATTACAAAGATGATGGCAGGAAATCAAAGAGAGTTGGGGGAAAAGGGAATCAAGGAAGTTGAGTTGAGTGGTTTGTTGGGAGATAAACTGATGAAGTGACAGAGAAAGCAAacgtgatgaagagagagaaagagggagatagagagcgcgagcgagagagagatggagagagagagagagagagagggggaaagagagaggtagaggaaaaagagagaacagagtgtTTCCTGCCGCGTGCAGCAGGCTTCTGATCCCCCCGCCAGAAATAGCATCGGGAGGGTTGCCAACGGAAACCGTTATTAAGTCATTCAAAAGcgccttctctccccctccacttCTCCTTTCATACAAGTGAAAATCAGGAGCAGCTGGAGCAAcaggctctttgtgtgtgtgtgtgtgtgtgtgtctctgtggccGTGGAagttggattgtgtgtgtatgtgtgtgtgtgaatgcgcgcGAGGGACTGTGTCTGCGTTTTTATGTGTCTGCGAGCGTCGAGCGAGCACACGTTTTGAGGAAGTGCGTGTTTCGAGGTTGAGGTCTGACTGCAGCTTGAGGTTTGCGGTGTGCGTTAGCGGTGATGGGTGTACACCGGTGTTGTGCTCACCCAACCAACCGTCCCCCGAGCAatgtgtgtttccgtgtgtgtgcgtgtgtgtgtgtgtgtgtgtgtgtgtgtgtgtgtgtgtgtgtgtgtatgtgtaaccaCCAGTTGCAGCAGGAAACGTTTCTCTCTccaaagcctgagagaaaccaTGCACACTCGAGTGAGAGAGCTCCACTCAAGTCTTGAtctaaacaacaaaaacatttttcatATTGAAAGAATGAAAGCCAGCAAAACAAGAGTAGATTTCTAGATTACACTGTTGCTCGTGTCTAAGTAATCTGTAGACGTCTAGTGGGTTACAATATCATCAGGACCTCACCAGAATCAGACTGCAGTACGAAATATCAGCACCCAAGTGAGTTCATTCTCTTCTTGGCAATAGAGTGAGTCTATGTTTACATGCAGACTGCGAGGGTGGTGGAGgaagggtgagggggggggggggggggtgaagactCATACATATAgcgtgctgatgtgtgtgtgggagcccAGTAAAAATGAATGAGCCCCAGCACCGGATGCTGAATCCGCCTccagccacccacccagccaTGTGTGACTCCTGCCCCAAATCACAGCGACGTGGCTGGGGAGGGGAGCTAGGCAAGGAGGGGGCTTGGCAGCGGGCCTGGGGAGAAGTTGGCTACAGTtgaaacaggttttttttgggggggtgctTCGGCGGTGGAGGATAATTTGCTTCCTCTGCAAGTGGCCtcactgtctgcctgcctgcagcCGATCTGGGGTGTTTATTGGACCACTGGGGGAAAGGCATAgcaaccccacacacaggcTTCACCAAACCGCCATCCCCTCCCCTGAACCCacccttacacatacacacacacacgcacatgcacacacacacacacacacacacatgcacacacacacacacacacatgcacgcacacacacaaacgcacaaacgcacgcacacacacacacacacacacacacacacacacacacacacacacacacacacacacacacacacacacacacacacacacacacacacacacacacacacacacacagagtccagtCCAATTCTATTCCAGTCTTTTGGCATGTTTTCTGCCCCcattctttgagtgtgtgtggggggattacaatattttattacatttattcattcaggtgacacttttatccaaagtggctTCACAGAAAGAGACTAACATAGACAAATGACAAATACCGTAGAAGAAGGAAGTTTTACAAGGCTACAGTCATCAACAGCTAGTCACATAACAATGTCACCTCTGAAGATGAAACCATCTCGATTCCTCTCATTGTGTCTGGTTGGGCGGCTAGGAGTGGATATAGTGTAGGACagcagaggaggtgtgtgtgctgtaacttTATTTTTAGGGCTGATTATATTGGtctatttctgtttgtgtgtgtgtgtgtgtgtgtgtgtgtgacggtgtgtttATTGGAGACAGGGGTTATTTTTTGTTGGGGGCAAGTGTACTGACTTTTAATTGGTTGATTTCAACTGCAGACTCCAGGCAGATGCAGACGTCTCCGTCCTGGTCCTACGAGCAGCCGTACCCCTACCTGAGTCAGATCTCCACGCCGACCGTTCACCCGACGACGCCCATCTCGCCCAGTCGCAACTCTATTCACTGTAAGTGATGCTTGAAGGAGCATTAAACAcgcgcacacctacacacacacacacacacacacacacacacacacacacacacacacacacacacacacacacagacagacacacacacacacacacacacactcacaatcaacTTGCTTTTACATAATGGCACACATTCCTATGTACATTCACCTTAATTTGATCATAACAACACTCCAAGACAGAAACTGTATAGATCCCATTCACCAAATGTAGAGCCAAATGTTGAGATCGTATCCATCTGTGCATTTCGTCTGTTGCTTCGTTATCTTTTCATTTACATAGATAAGGCACTTGCAGACATCATGGCTGTCAGGAATGACATCCGTATAGACCGTTACAACGGCATAAAGAAATGTACGTTCTGgtagcacagaaaacaacattgagctaATGATAACTTGCGGGACAAAAAAATAAGTTTTGAAGTTGACATTTTGCAGAGAATTATGCTAAAGTCtgattcattttaatttcaaagtatCTGTGTTGATTTTATTTAAACTGGAAAGCCCATAGaaacagattgaaagggtctacAGTATGTTAAGTATTTTATCAAGTGACTAAAATGAGGCTGAGATTACGCTCTGTTAAATAACTTTATCTTGCCTATAGCACTCAGCTTCTTCCTCCTTCGTCACACAGGCTCTGAGCTAACAGCATTCAGTGACCCCCGCATGACCCTGGAACGACCTTTCACCTCACTGTCCACAATTCCAGATGGCCGCTTCTCAGACCCACGCATGCACTACCCGACCGGAGCCTTCCCGTACCCTCCCACGCCGGTCACCAACGCCATCGGCATCGGAATGTCAGCCATGACGGGCCCGACCGGCCGCTACCCTACCTACCTGCCTCCGCCTtacccctctgcctcctcccAAGGTCAAGGTGGTCCATTCCAGGCCAGCTCGTCTCCCTATCACCTCTACTACAGCACAACAGCTGGGTCATACCAATTTTCCATGATGGCGGGGGGAGGTGGCGGGGAGCGGTCACCTCCTCGCATCCTTCCCCCCTGCACCAACGCCTCCACCggctccaccctcctccacccctccttgcCCAATCAGAGTGACGTTGTCGTGGAGACGGAGGGAAGCCACAGTAGCTCTCCGACCAACATGTCGGCAGAGGCGGTGTGGCGGCCATATTGAGTGCTGTAGCGGTGAGCTTTTGAAGGACTTCTGGACTGACCACTGGCCAAACAGCTGGTGGTTTCCCATTAGAGGAACAGACTCCAATAGACGTGTGACACCAGGACTGTAGATTGTATTTTACACTGAGGAGCATGTAAAACTCGCATTTGTTTTGCTAAAGAGTTGCAGATAGTCTGTCTTTAATATTGTTGTTTTAATAATTTTttaatattgttattgttgttgttgttgttgttgttattattgttattgttgttattattattgtcatcaTTATTACAGTGATAATGGTGGATTATTTTAGGACTGTTAATGGATTGCCCATGTATGTCAACACTGCTTCCTttttatacatgcacacacacaaacccccacacccccaccaccccgtcatcaccacacacacacacacacacacacaaacacacacacacacacacacacacacacacacacacacacacacgcacacacacgcacacacacacatacacgtactcACTATTTCCCAGTCACTCACaaattcccacacacactcactcactttctgaGAGAACAGAGACTGCCTAAAGAGGATGttttgaatgttgtgtgtgCCGATAAGGGGCGAACGGGTCTTTCCTCATTTCCAGCTCATTGTGCGGCTCATTCATAAACTGGATTAAAGTTAATTTCACCCCTTTCTGTGTCTGCCAGTATTGGAGGTTAGCTCAGGGCTGGAGCAACCCGATCTCTCtccaagcataaacacacactttaattcATTCAAGATGCACTTGTTTAGTTTTGAACCAAGAATCTGTTTTTCATCTACTCCCTCTCACAGACGATTATGAGTGTAAATTGCTTTGGGTGGTTCCTTCAATTTGCAGTGTCAAATACAAGATGCATTCATGCTATGAGGGTAAAATTGGTTCAGAGGGTATGAATGGATTGCAATTTCCCATGATGCACTGTCCTATGTAAATAGCAACTGACTGTAAATGATCACTTTGTGACATAATGGTTTGTTTGTTACATTGGTTGCGTGACACACTGTTTCTGCTTTGACATCGTCACgagatgtaaatgtaaaatattcctttttttgttgctttattACATAAATATAAAACTTTGTTGTGATTGGACTGATGTATTTGTTTCTGTGGCATTTTAAATAACGGCACGGAACCCTGACTGAATGAAAATAGGAATTTAAGAGGATATCCAAACGCAAAGGCATCAATTCAAcaatccacccccacccctgctctctctctctctctctctctctctcctttctctctctcctcccagtaGTGTCCACcgctgcttctctttctctctctctctctctctctctctctctctctctctctctctctctctctctctctctctcctctcaaagTAGTGTCATCTTGTGCTGATGGGACAGATCTGGTCAGCCCGCTGACTGTGTGCCAACCCAGAGCACACCCTACCCAGCTGCCCCTGCTGTACACTGCTATTCCTGACCCCACAAGAATTTACACAGACAAGTAGACAAGCCCTGACCTGCCCTCTGCCCATGGCCATTTCCTCACCgacaccctcaccacacacacacacacacacacacacacacacacacataacacacaccaacTTTAATTGTCTGTCAGTTTGTTGAGTACAGGCATGTACGTTATTTTCAGGGGAGAAAAtggcacccacacacaaacacatgtgtctGAAATTACACAATATATTAAGGAGTGCTagacatggagagggagagagagagagagacagagagagagacagagagagagacagagtggtgGGGGGCAACAGAACTCCAGGGCTCAGAGGATGCTGGCCGAGGGATGGAAGGCCTTAACTGTAATCCTGCTCCAGGACTGCAGCCAATGGCCATAAAATCAAATAGTCTTTATAAAAAGAGCAGCAggacaccaccacaccacccacacaaataccagtgcagtgtgtgtgtgtgtgtgtgtgtatgtgtgtgtgtgtgtgtgtgtgtgtgtgtgtgtgtgtgtgtgtgtgtgtgtgtgcgcgcgcgcgcacttgtgtgtgtgcttttgaagaagaaaaaagggagGGGGACTCATTTATagttgtatggtgtgtgtgttgtgaacaaGATGTAACACAACTTCACTACTTGGGTGCGTTTACATGAAACTAAAATGAAACAGCCTCTGTCCTCTAAATGAAATCGATTTGAAATGTGTCATTTGTCAGACACACATGGAGAGCCATCACAATGAACTTCACCAAGAGAAGGACCAGTTGTTCGGTGACAGAATAGTACAGACTGTAAC includes:
- the runx1 gene encoding runt-related transcription factor 1 isoform X4; this encodes MVFLWDAKYDPAPGRRFTPPSTTLGSGGKMSEGLPLGAQEGSGATLVSKLRMADRSMVEVLSDHPGELVRTDSPNFLCSVLPTHWRCNKTLPIAFKVVALGDIPDGTLVTVMAGNDENYSAELRNATAALKNQVARFNDLRFVGRSGRGKSFTLTITVFTNPPQVATYQRAIKITVDGPREPRHSRQMQTSPSWSYEQPYPYLSQISTPTVHPTTPISPSRNSIHCSELTAFSDPRMTLERPFTSLSTIPDGRFSDPRMHYPTGAFPYPPTPVTNAIGIGMSAMTGPTGRYPTYLPPPYPSASSQGQGGPFQASSSPYHLYYSTTAGSYQFSMMAGGGGGERSPPRILPPCTNASTGSTLLHPSLPNQSDVVVETEGSHSSSPTNMSAEAVWRPY
- the runx1 gene encoding runt-related transcription factor 1 isoform X3 — encoded protein: MASNSIFESLSTFQPCFTRGDPAPGRRFTPPSTTLGSGGKMSEGLPLGAQEGSGATLVSKLRMADRSMVEVLSDHPGELVRTDSPNFLCSVLPTHWRCNKTLPIAFKVVALGDIPDGTLVTVMAGNDENYSAELRNATAALKNQVARFNDLRFVGRSGRGKSFTLTITVFTNPPQVATYQRAIKITVDGPREPRHSRQMQTSPSWSYEQPYPYLSQISTPTVHPTTPISPSRNSIHCSELTAFSDPRMTLERPFTSLSTIPDGRFSDPRMHYPTGAFPYPPTPVTNAIGIGMSAMTGPTGRYPTYLPPPYPSASSQGQGGPFQASSSPYHLYYSTTAGSYQFSMMAGGGGGERSPPRILPPCTNASTGSTLLHPSLPNQSDVVVETEGSHSSSPTNMSAEAVWRPY